In a single window of the Lepidochelys kempii isolate rLepKem1 chromosome 21, rLepKem1.hap2, whole genome shotgun sequence genome:
- the LOC140901202 gene encoding uncharacterized protein, with translation MAPRAERPFVRGPRGSGAEPGAPVGHGARPAGPSAGLRPAERLGRTLGCGAAARPPSSPRCPRAAETWPPVAAARGQPAGLCPERGREASPAGRAVLRPGRAVLRPGQPRCPPPGTVKATRRPLFPYLPGERSSPQGRRAGSAPLPPGEEPGSDRGESSRCVEP, from the coding sequence ATGGCGCCGCGAGCGGAGCGGCCCTTTGTGCGCGGCCCGCGGGGGAGCGGCGCCGAGCCGGGAGCCCCCGTCGGGCACGGAGCCCGGCCCGCTGGCCCCAGCGCAGGGCTCCGGCCGGCGGAGAGGCTCGGCCGGACCCTGGGGTGCGGGGCCGCCGCCCGCCCGCCGAGCAGCCCGCGCTGCCCACGCGCGGCGGAGACGTGGCCTCCCGTGGCAGCAGCGCGCGGGCAGCCCGCGGGGCTGTGCCCGGAGCGCGGCCGTGAGGCGAGCCCCGCCGGGCGGGCTGTCCTGCGGCCCGGGCGGGCTGTCCTGCGGCCCGGACAGCCCCGGTGCCCCCCGCCCGGCACGGTGAAGGCGACGCGAAGGCCTTTGTTTCCATACCTGCCGGGAGAGCGGAGCTCGCCCCAGGGCCGGCGGGCGGGCTCGGCTCCGCTCCCCCCCGGCGAGGAGCCGGGCTCGGACCGGGGCGAGTCGAGCCGCTGCGTCGAGCCTTAA